In one Nitrospira sp. genomic region, the following are encoded:
- a CDS encoding DDE-type integrase/transposase/recombinase: MAVVIDLDSRRIAGWSTKPMLAQALMLDALLMAVRRCKPQHVLIHSDHGAQFGSDAWRRFCRAL; the protein is encoded by the coding sequence TTGGCCGTCGTGATAGACCTGGACTCTCGCCGCATTGCCGGCTGGTCTACCAAGCCCATGCTGGCTCAAGCTCTCATGCTGGATGCACTCCTCATGGCTGTACGCCGATGCAAGCCCCAGCATGTCCTGATTCACTCTGATCACGGGGCTCAATTTGGCAGCGATGCGTGGCGGCGCTTCTGCCGCGCACTGTAG